The genomic stretch GGGTCTTTCGCCTGTTCAAGGTCCACTGCCGGTCAAGTTCCCGCTTCCAGATCCCAGAAACCCCTTGTCTCTCAAGCCGGGATCTCTCAATTTCGACTCTTCAAAGTCTGCCCTGGTCAAGACTGAGAGTGTTTCTGCAGCGATAGCCGGGGCTAGAGCTGCCGCGACTCAGTATTCGAGGAAGGGTAGTACTGCTGCCACTAGCAGTGAGATTCAAACTCGAGGGAAATCGAGGGAGAATCATGCCGATGGCAGTTCAGGGAGTGGGGCTCTGCCGTCTGTTGTCCAGAACAGTCAATCGCATCTGCAAAACCAGGATCCATCGCCTGTTGTCCACAACAGTCCATTGCATTTGGTAATCCAGAATCCATCGCCTGTTGTCCAGAACAGTCCATCATACTCGCAAACTCGGAATCCTCAGTATATTGCTCAGAGCAGTCCATCCTACTCGCAAACTCGGAATTCTCAGTATATGGTTCAGAGCAGTCCATCCTATTCGCCAACTCAGAATCCTCGGTATATGGCTCAGAGCAGTCCATCCTATTCGCGGAACCAGAGTCAATCGTCCAATATCCAGAGCACTCCATTCTATTTCCATGACCAGAATCAATCGTCCAATGTCCACAGCAATCCATCCCATTTCCATTATCAGAATCAATCTTCCACTGTCCACAACAGTCCATCCTATTCTCATAATCAGAACCCATCGCCCAATGTCCAGAACGGTCCATCGTACTCGCAAAACCATAACCCTTCTCCTGTTGCCCAGAACAGTCCATTGTTTTTGCAACACCAGAACGCCGAGCCTCGGAGAAGTCCCAGACTACAGGGTGGAGCTCCCCACAGGGTGAGTGCTCATTTTTCATTCTGAAGCTGAATTTCGTACCACCAAGATAACTAT from Triticum aestivum cultivar Chinese Spring unplaced genomic scaffold, IWGSC CS RefSeq v2.1 scaffold183172, whole genome shotgun sequence encodes the following:
- the LOC123176656 gene encoding uncharacterized protein C2orf16, with the translated sequence SPVQGPLPVKFPLPDPRNPLSLKPGSLNFDSSKSALVKTESVSAAIAGARAAATQYSRKGSTAATSSEIQTRGKSRENHADGSSGSGALPSVVQNSQSHLQNQDPSPVVHNSPLHLVIQNPSPVVQNSPSYSQTRNPQYIAQSSPSYSQTRNSQYMVQSSPSYSPTQNPRYMAQSSPSYSRNQSQSSNIQSTPFYFHDQNQSSNVHSNPSHFHYQNQSSTVHNSPSYSHNQNPSPNVQNGPSYSQNHNPSPVAQNSPLFLQHQNAEPRRSPRLQGGAPHRLVAAALRDLKQSSLRESGEQSSAPRSWPE